Proteins co-encoded in one Armatimonadota bacterium genomic window:
- a CDS encoding DUF917 domain-containing protein: protein MPRGRIQTVTDAEDFIRGLTLLGTGGGGRPDKGREYLAPHVAAATGIGWVDVAEVPDDAWVCTTFGMGSIAPTPVLTAAERAALGYGEVTVERPLAEAVRDLSAATGRPVAAIVPFELGAGNTAGPLDAAARLGVLAVDADLAGRAVPELTQTTAALAGVPLCPVAICDSWGNRLVLREAHSLPVAERIGKLLSMATRLPDPRLTCAHAGYLMTGADLRRVAIPGTLSRALAVGRAIRTARDAGQDPLAAAAAALGAWVLFTGVVTAHPWESREGYMVGETLIEGRDASRGRHLRIWYKNENHAAWLDGRPVATSPDLIMVADAQTGEPYTNTDLPVGATVGVLVAPAPAVFRTPQGLAALGPAHFGLEVSYTPIEATMAERPS, encoded by the coding sequence ATGCCTCGCGGGCGCATCCAGACCGTCACGGACGCGGAGGACTTCATCCGCGGCCTCACGCTGCTCGGCACCGGTGGGGGCGGGCGCCCCGACAAAGGGCGCGAGTACCTGGCCCCCCACGTGGCGGCGGCCACGGGCATCGGATGGGTGGACGTGGCCGAGGTGCCCGACGACGCGTGGGTATGCACGACCTTCGGCATGGGCTCCATCGCGCCGACCCCCGTGCTCACGGCGGCGGAACGGGCCGCGTTGGGGTACGGTGAGGTGACCGTGGAGCGGCCCCTCGCCGAGGCCGTCCGGGACCTGTCGGCGGCCACCGGGCGCCCGGTGGCCGCCATCGTGCCCTTCGAACTCGGCGCCGGGAACACCGCCGGCCCGCTGGATGCGGCCGCGCGGCTGGGCGTGCTCGCGGTCGACGCCGACCTGGCCGGCCGCGCGGTCCCCGAGCTCACCCAGACCACGGCCGCCCTGGCCGGCGTCCCGCTGTGCCCGGTGGCGATCTGCGACTCGTGGGGCAACCGGCTGGTGCTGCGGGAGGCGCACAGCCTGCCGGTGGCGGAGCGCATCGGCAAACTCCTCAGCATGGCCACGCGGTTGCCCGATCCCCGGCTCACGTGCGCGCACGCCGGCTACCTGATGACCGGCGCCGACCTGCGCCGGGTCGCGATCCCCGGCACCCTCAGCCGCGCGCTCGCCGTCGGCCGGGCGATCCGCACCGCGCGCGACGCAGGACAGGACCCCCTGGCCGCGGCGGCAGCGGCGCTGGGCGCGTGGGTGCTGTTCACCGGCGTCGTCACCGCGCACCCCTGGGAGAGCCGTGAGGGCTACATGGTCGGCGAGACCCTGATCGAGGGCCGGGACGCCTCCCGGGGCCGGCACCTGCGCATCTGGTACAAGAACGAAAACCACGCCGCCTGGCTCGATGGCCGCCCGGTGGCCACCAGCCCGGACCTGATCATGGTGGCCGACGCCCAGACGGGCGAGCCCTACACCAACACCGATCTCCCCGTGGGCGCCACCGTGGGCGTGCTGGTCGCGCCCGCCCCGGCGGTCTTCCGCACGCCCCAGGGGCTGGCGGCGTTGGGGCCGGCGCACTTCGGCCTCGAGGTGTCCTACACGCCCATCGAGGCGACCATGGCCGAGCGCCCCTCCTAG
- a CDS encoding ABC transporter permease — translation MLRYLFRRLVSLAFVLWGMSLLTFTISHVIPADPAAAAAGFNATAEQIAQYRRELGLDSPLHEQYLRYMAGIVLRFDLGRSILNQRPVRDDIATFLPASIELALVSLALCVPLGIALGTFTAVRAGRLSDALTRAFAIFGVSMPVFIVALLFQLVFYKELRWFPSGGRISDAVARPPVVTGFLLVDSVLAGNWPAFVSALHHLALPAATLAVANLAVITRMTRSSLLEVLTADYVRTARAKGLSAGRVLVHHALKNAMIPVVTVIGLQVASLIAYVFLVEYIFSWPGIGSYAVRAILGLDFQPIMGITLLFSLVYVVVNFLVDLSYLLLDPRIHY, via the coding sequence GTGCTCCGGTACCTGTTTCGGCGGCTGGTCAGCCTGGCGTTCGTGCTGTGGGGCATGTCGCTGCTGACCTTCACCATCTCCCACGTGATCCCCGCGGATCCGGCGGCGGCCGCTGCCGGCTTCAACGCTACCGCCGAGCAGATCGCCCAGTATCGGCGGGAGCTGGGGCTGGACAGCCCGCTGCACGAGCAGTACCTGCGCTACATGGCGGGCATCGTGCTGCGCTTCGACCTCGGCCGGTCCATCCTGAACCAGCGGCCGGTGCGGGACGACATCGCGACGTTCCTGCCGGCCAGCATCGAGCTCGCCCTGGTCTCCCTGGCCCTGTGCGTGCCGCTGGGCATCGCGCTGGGCACGTTCACGGCGGTGCGTGCGGGGCGCCTGTCCGACGCCCTCACGCGGGCGTTCGCCATCTTCGGCGTCTCGATGCCCGTCTTCATTGTCGCCCTCCTCTTCCAGCTGGTCTTCTACAAGGAGCTGCGGTGGTTTCCGTCGGGCGGGCGCATCAGCGACGCCGTGGCCCGCCCCCCGGTGGTGACCGGGTTCCTGCTGGTGGACAGTGTCCTGGCCGGCAACTGGCCGGCCTTCGTCTCGGCCCTCCACCACTTGGCCCTCCCGGCGGCCACGCTGGCGGTGGCCAACCTAGCCGTGATCACCCGCATGACCCGCAGCAGCCTGCTGGAGGTGCTGACCGCCGACTACGTCCGCACGGCCCGGGCCAAGGGGTTGAGCGCAGGCCGGGTGCTGGTCCACCACGCGTTGAAGAACGCCATGATCCCCGTGGTGACCGTCATCGGCCTCCAGGTGGCCTCGCTCATCGCCTACGTGTTCCTGGTGGAGTACATCTTCTCGTGGCCGGGCATCGGCTCGTATGCGGTGCGCGCCATCCTGGGGTTGGACTTCCAGCCGATCATGGGGATCACACTGCTGTTCTCGCTGGTCTACGTCGTCGTGAACTTCCTCGTGGATCTGAGCTACCTGCTGCTCGATCCGCGGATCCACTACTGA
- a CDS encoding ABC transporter permease, which yields MISLPSAWPAVGPRPVTLWRRLTRNAGATAGLVLLGAIATVAVVSAAYVPHDPYAIAVERRFQPPSVVHPFGTDDLGRDVASRVMVGARISLAVASVVLLVASGVGVPLGVVAGYRGGLVDEAIMRACDIFLAFPSFLLAMAIVAALGSSMANAVLAVGLAWWPRYARLMRGQVLALAHLPYVEAARALGAGEARVLARHLLPNCLAPLLVQLATDAGNAILITASLSFVGLGAKPPMPEWGFMVAQGRQFLLTAWWVPIAPGLAIGATVAAFTFVGDALRDLLDPRLRGRRA from the coding sequence GTGATCTCGCTGCCGTCGGCCTGGCCGGCCGTGGGCCCGCGGCCGGTGACGCTGTGGCGCCGGCTGACCCGCAACGCGGGCGCCACGGCCGGGCTCGTGCTGCTGGGCGCCATCGCGACGGTCGCGGTGGTGAGCGCGGCCTACGTGCCCCACGACCCGTACGCCATCGCCGTCGAGCGGCGCTTCCAGCCCCCCAGCGTCGTCCATCCTTTCGGGACCGACGACCTGGGTCGGGACGTGGCCAGCCGCGTCATGGTCGGCGCCCGGATCTCGCTGGCCGTGGCGAGCGTGGTGTTGCTGGTGGCCTCAGGGGTGGGCGTGCCGCTGGGCGTGGTGGCCGGCTACCGCGGCGGCCTGGTCGACGAGGCCATCATGCGCGCCTGCGACATCTTCCTGGCGTTCCCGTCGTTTCTGCTGGCCATGGCCATCGTGGCCGCCCTGGGGTCGAGCATGGCCAACGCCGTCCTGGCCGTGGGCCTGGCCTGGTGGCCCCGCTACGCGCGGCTGATGCGCGGGCAGGTGTTGGCCCTGGCCCACCTGCCCTACGTCGAAGCCGCACGGGCGCTGGGGGCCGGCGAGGCGCGCGTGCTGGCCCGTCACCTGCTGCCCAACTGCCTGGCGCCGCTCCTGGTCCAGCTGGCCACCGACGCGGGCAACGCCATCCTGATCACCGCCAGCCTGAGCTTCGTGGGCCTGGGCGCGAAGCCGCCCATGCCCGAGTGGGGCTTCATGGTGGCCCAGGGTCGGCAGTTCCTCCTGACCGCCTGGTGGGTGCCCATCGCGCCGGGCCTCGCCATCGGCGCCACCGTGGCGGCCTTCACCTTCGTGGGTGACGCCCTGCGGGATCTGCTGGACCCGCGGCTGCGCGGCCGGCGCGCGTAG
- a CDS encoding ribonuclease HII, translating into MAPRAAPRQADRSSRPTLAALAAALAAGTVAAAELARDPRAGARRLAAQWARRQARAEAERARLAAMFAHERAAWAAGIAPVAGVDEAGRGPLAGPVVAAAVVFPEELPVPQLRDSKRLTPAARLAVYERLLACGAAVGIGVAEVDEIDRHNILGATALAWTRALAALPVAPALVLIDGHLRAPVAVAQRPIVRGDAQCASIAAASIVAKVTRDRLMEALDARYPQYGFAHHKGYATAAHLAALRRWGPCPAHRRAFVSAALRQHALWPDPSAHDPVG; encoded by the coding sequence ATGGCCCCGCGGGCTGCCCCCCGACAGGCAGACCGCAGTTCCCGGCCGACCCTGGCGGCGCTCGCCGCCGCGCTGGCAGCGGGCACGGTGGCGGCGGCCGAGCTCGCCCGGGATCCCCGTGCCGGTGCGCGTCGGCTCGCGGCGCAGTGGGCGCGGCGCCAAGCCCGGGCCGAGGCCGAGCGCGCGCGCCTGGCAGCGATGTTCGCGCACGAGCGGGCGGCGTGGGCCGCGGGCATCGCGCCGGTGGCGGGGGTGGACGAGGCCGGCCGTGGTCCGCTGGCCGGCCCGGTGGTGGCCGCCGCGGTCGTGTTCCCCGAGGAGCTGCCGGTGCCACAGCTACGGGACTCCAAGCGCCTGACGCCCGCAGCACGCCTGGCGGTCTACGAGCGGCTGCTGGCGTGCGGCGCCGCCGTGGGGATCGGGGTGGCGGAGGTGGACGAGATCGACCGGCACAACATCCTGGGCGCCACGGCCCTGGCCTGGACCCGCGCGCTGGCCGCGCTGCCGGTGGCTCCCGCGCTGGTCCTCATCGACGGGCACCTGCGCGCGCCGGTGGCGGTGGCGCAGCGGCCGATCGTGCGGGGCGACGCCCAGTGCGCGTCGATCGCGGCGGCGTCGATCGTCGCCAAGGTCACGCGCGACCGGCTCATGGAGGCGCTGGACGCGCGCTACCCGCAGTACGGGTTCGCCCACCACAAGGGCTACGCCACGGCCGCGCACCTGGCGGCGCTGCGCCGGTGGGGGCCGTGTCCGGCACACCGCCGTGCGTTCGTGTCCGCCGCCCTGCGCCAGCACGCGCTGTGGCCCGACCCGTCCGCACACGACCCCGTGGGGTGA
- the lepB gene encoding signal peptidase I codes for MTRDLLTVVERLPFGIPTFILLLAAGLLLLRTVVRRSYRLPPTVRLSIVETLDATIFAALLSLVIIVFVVQAFFIPSGSMEPTLRVGDRILVGKFAYRIWEVRRGDIIVFRYPLNPNKDFVKRVVGLPGERIEMKDGLVRINGRPLSEVYPTALPGGDRACASTYGPEVVPPEHVFVLGDNRCNSEDSRFFGFVPMRNIVGRALVVYWPPDRIGLVR; via the coding sequence ATGACTCGCGACCTCCTGACGGTTGTCGAGCGGCTGCCGTTCGGCATTCCAACGTTCATCCTGCTGCTCGCCGCCGGGCTGCTGCTGCTGCGGACGGTAGTCCGCCGCAGCTACCGGCTGCCGCCGACGGTGCGGCTGTCGATCGTCGAGACGCTGGACGCCACTATCTTCGCCGCGCTGCTCTCCCTGGTCATCATCGTCTTCGTCGTGCAGGCGTTCTTCATCCCCTCGGGCTCCATGGAGCCCACGCTGCGGGTGGGCGACCGGATCCTGGTGGGGAAGTTCGCCTACCGCATCTGGGAGGTCCGCCGGGGGGACATCATCGTCTTCCGGTACCCGCTCAATCCCAACAAGGACTTCGTCAAGCGCGTGGTCGGCCTGCCGGGCGAGCGCATCGAGATGAAGGACGGGCTGGTGCGCATCAACGGCCGCCCGCTCTCCGAGGTGTACCCCACGGCGCTCCCGGGCGGCGACCGCGCGTGTGCCAGCACCTACGGCCCCGAGGTCGTGCCCCCGGAGCACGTCTTCGTGCTGGGCGACAACCGCTGCAACAGCGAGGACAGCCGCTTCTTCGGCTTCGTCCCCATGCGGAACATCGTGGGGCGTGCGCTCGTGGTCTACTGGCCGCCGGATCGCATCGGGCTCGTCCGCTGA
- the rplS gene encoding 50S ribosomal protein L19 — protein sequence MDKVRAVEAASLRTQIPEFRPGDTVRVHVRVTEGGRERLQVFEGTVIARRGGGTGATFTVRRISHGVGVERIFPLHSPRLEKIDVVRRGRVRRAKLHYLRGRVGKETRIKEQR from the coding sequence ATGGACAAGGTCAGGGCCGTCGAGGCTGCGTCGCTGCGCACGCAGATCCCCGAGTTTCGCCCCGGCGACACCGTGCGGGTGCACGTCAGGGTCACCGAAGGGGGCCGGGAGCGACTGCAGGTGTTCGAGGGCACGGTCATCGCCCGCCGCGGCGGTGGCACGGGCGCCACGTTCACGGTGCGGCGGATCAGCCACGGCGTGGGCGTCGAGCGTATCTTCCCGTTGCACTCGCCGCGGCTGGAGAAGATCGACGTCGTCCGCCGCGGCCGCGTCCGACGCGCCAAGCTGCACTACCTGCGCGGCAGGGTGGGGAAGGAGACCCGCATCAAGGAGCAGCGCTAG
- the trmD gene encoding tRNA (guanosine(37)-N1)-methyltransferase TrmD: MRIDIVTIFPEAVRPVLEVSLLGRARQRGLVTIAVHDLRDYTTDRHRQVDDVPYGGGPGMVMKPEPFFAAVEALTPPGGPRPRVILTSPQGRRFEQRLAEELSRAPHLIILCGRYEGVDERVVIGLGAEEISIGDYVLTGGELAALVIVDATVRLLPGVVGDAQSVAAESFTTGLLDYPHYTRPAEFRGLRVPEVLLSGHHAEIRRWRRREQLRRTLARRPDLLAQATLSDEDRALLAALQAEAAGER; encoded by the coding sequence GTGCGGATCGACATCGTCACGATCTTCCCCGAGGCCGTGCGGCCCGTGCTGGAGGTGTCGCTGCTGGGGCGGGCGCGCCAGCGCGGCCTGGTGACCATCGCGGTGCACGACCTGCGCGACTACACCACCGACCGGCACCGCCAGGTCGACGACGTGCCCTACGGCGGCGGGCCCGGGATGGTGATGAAGCCCGAGCCGTTCTTCGCGGCCGTCGAGGCCCTGACCCCACCGGGAGGGCCGCGCCCGCGCGTGATCCTGACCTCGCCGCAGGGCCGCCGGTTCGAGCAGCGCCTGGCGGAGGAGCTGAGCCGCGCGCCCCACCTGATCATCCTGTGCGGGCGCTACGAGGGCGTCGACGAGCGGGTCGTCATTGGGCTGGGCGCCGAGGAGATCTCCATCGGCGACTACGTGCTCACCGGCGGGGAGCTGGCGGCGCTCGTCATCGTGGACGCCACGGTGCGGCTGCTCCCGGGCGTCGTGGGCGACGCGCAGTCGGTGGCGGCCGAGTCGTTCACCACCGGGTTGCTGGACTACCCGCACTACACGCGGCCGGCGGAGTTCCGCGGGCTGCGGGTGCCCGAGGTGCTGCTCAGCGGCCACCATGCCGAGATCCGGCGCTGGCGGCGCCGCGAGCAGTTGCGGCGCACCCTGGCACGGCGGCCCGACCTGCTGGCCCAGGCGACGCTCAGCGACGAGGATCGGGCGCTGCTGGCCGCCCTCCAGGCCGAGGCGGCCGGCGAGCGCTGA
- the rimM gene encoding ribosome maturation factor RimM (Essential for efficient processing of 16S rRNA), with product MGSSSRSGKGEPDGRRPAPPAWIVVGRIVRPHGLRGEVRVQLETDFPERFARRRRVYLRRAGALTPAEITGVRPHGGALLVTLRGVDSVEAAQRLRGAELVVARRALPPLGPDTYYLFEIVGLRVRTEEGRLVGVVTEVARGPAHDVYVVRGPQGDVLVPALREVVRRVDRATGEMVVRLPPGLEA from the coding sequence ATGGGATCGTCGTCGAGATCCGGGAAGGGTGAGCCGGACGGCAGGCGGCCCGCGCCGCCGGCGTGGATCGTCGTCGGCCGCATCGTGCGGCCGCACGGGCTGCGGGGCGAGGTGCGGGTGCAGCTGGAGACGGACTTCCCCGAGCGATTCGCGCGGCGACGCCGAGTGTACCTGCGCCGGGCGGGCGCGCTGACCCCCGCCGAGATCACGGGCGTGCGGCCCCACGGCGGGGCGCTGCTGGTGACGCTGCGGGGCGTGGACAGCGTCGAGGCGGCACAACGCCTGCGGGGTGCCGAGCTGGTGGTGGCGCGGCGCGCGCTGCCGCCGCTGGGCCCTGACACGTACTACCTGTTCGAGATCGTCGGCCTGCGCGTGCGCACCGAGGAGGGCCGTCTGGTGGGTGTGGTCACGGAGGTCGCACGGGGCCCGGCTCACGACGTGTACGTGGTGCGGGGGCCCCAGGGGGACGTGCTGGTGCCGGCGCTGCGCGAGGTGGTGCGGCGGGTGGACCGGGCCACCGGGGAGATGGTGGTGCGTCTGCCCCCGGGGCTGGAGGCCTAG
- a CDS encoding YlqD family protein — translation MGITLVRPVVVKAIVTEAFKRQYLSELEDMIKRLDAVIGQIDSQIRRAELERQITPQSRAIRQQLELERSRQEAARAELSARLREAEALELHSEFSQGTVESLVEVNVGDNFFARLTRTEIVVKDGIVVEIREG, via the coding sequence ATGGGCATCACCCTCGTCCGGCCGGTGGTCGTCAAGGCCATCGTCACCGAGGCGTTCAAGCGACAGTACCTGAGCGAGCTCGAGGACATGATCAAACGCCTGGACGCCGTCATCGGGCAGATCGACAGCCAGATTCGACGCGCGGAGCTCGAGCGGCAGATCACGCCGCAGTCGCGGGCGATCCGCCAGCAGCTGGAGCTCGAGCGGTCCCGCCAGGAGGCCGCCCGCGCCGAGCTGAGCGCGCGCTTGCGCGAGGCCGAGGCGCTCGAGCTGCACTCGGAGTTCTCCCAGGGCACGGTGGAGAGCCTGGTGGAGGTCAACGTCGGCGACAACTTCTTCGCACGGCTGACGCGCACCGAGATCGTCGTCAAGGATGGGATCGTCGTCGAGATCCGGGAAGGGTGA
- a CDS encoding KH domain-containing protein, translating into MAGADVRALVEDVVRGLVGQPDAVRVDAVERARMLVVEVRVAPEDVGKVIGRRGRVIAALRTVARTAAARTGRRVHVEIVQ; encoded by the coding sequence GTGGCTGGCGCCGACGTGCGCGCGTTGGTCGAGGACGTGGTGCGCGGGCTCGTGGGCCAGCCCGACGCGGTACGCGTGGACGCCGTCGAGCGCGCCCGCATGCTGGTGGTCGAGGTGCGGGTCGCGCCCGAGGACGTGGGCAAGGTGATCGGGCGGCGGGGGCGCGTGATCGCCGCGCTGCGCACCGTGGCCCGGACCGCGGCGGCACGGACCGGCCGGCGCGTGCACGTGGAGATCGTGCAGTAA